Proteins co-encoded in one Streptomyces sp. JH34 genomic window:
- a CDS encoding cation:dicarboxylase symporter family transporter — translation MAEKAARRDRTHYLYIAVIAAVVLGITVGLVVPDFAVELKPIGTGFVNLIKMMISPIIFCTIVLGVGSVRKAAKVGAVGGLALGYFLVMSTVALAIGLVVGNLLEPGSSLHLTEAARAAGEKQASGASESTVDFLLGIIPTTMVSAFTEGEVLQTLLIALLAGFALQAMGSAGEPVLRGIGHIQRLVFRILAMIMWAAPVGAFGAMAAVVGETGVDALKSLAIIMIGFYVTCALFVFVILGAILRLVAGVNIFTLLKYLGREFLLILSTSSSESALPRLIAKMEHMGVSKPVVGITVPTGYSFNLDGTAIYLTMASLFIANATGDPLTIGEQISLLVFMVIASKGAAGVTGAGLATLAGGLQSHRPELVDGVGLIVGIDRFMSEARALTNFAGNAVATVLVGTWTKEIDRERVDQVLSGALPFDEKTMTDDHAPADAEVPEARDGGEEKPSLAKV, via the coding sequence GTGGCAGAGAAAGCCGCACGACGGGACCGCACCCACTATCTGTACATCGCCGTGATCGCCGCCGTGGTGCTGGGCATCACGGTGGGCCTGGTGGTTCCGGACTTCGCCGTGGAGCTGAAGCCGATCGGTACAGGCTTCGTCAACCTCATCAAGATGATGATCTCGCCGATCATCTTCTGCACGATCGTGCTCGGGGTCGGCTCCGTACGGAAGGCCGCCAAGGTCGGCGCCGTCGGCGGTCTGGCCCTCGGCTACTTCCTGGTGATGTCGACCGTCGCCCTGGCCATCGGCCTGGTCGTCGGCAACCTCCTGGAGCCGGGTTCCAGCCTCCACCTCACCGAGGCGGCCCGCGCCGCCGGTGAGAAGCAGGCCTCGGGTGCCAGCGAGTCCACCGTCGACTTCCTGCTCGGCATCATCCCCACCACCATGGTGTCCGCCTTCACCGAGGGCGAGGTCCTGCAGACCCTGCTCATCGCCCTGCTCGCGGGCTTCGCGCTCCAGGCCATGGGCTCGGCCGGTGAGCCGGTCCTGCGCGGCATCGGGCACATCCAGCGCCTCGTCTTCCGCATCCTCGCCATGATCATGTGGGCGGCCCCGGTCGGCGCCTTCGGCGCGATGGCGGCGGTGGTCGGCGAGACCGGCGTGGACGCGCTCAAGTCACTCGCGATCATCATGATCGGCTTCTACGTCACCTGTGCGCTCTTCGTCTTCGTGATCCTGGGCGCGATCCTGCGCCTGGTCGCCGGGGTCAACATCTTCACCCTGCTGAAGTACCTGGGCCGTGAGTTCCTGCTGATCCTCTCCACCTCCTCCTCCGAGTCGGCCCTTCCGCGGCTGATCGCGAAGATGGAGCACATGGGCGTCAGCAAGCCCGTCGTCGGCATCACCGTGCCGACCGGCTACTCCTTCAACCTCGACGGCACCGCGATCTACCTCACGATGGCCTCGCTCTTCATCGCCAACGCGACGGGCGACCCGCTGACCATCGGTGAGCAGATCTCGCTGCTGGTCTTCATGGTGATCGCCTCCAAGGGTGCGGCGGGCGTCACCGGCGCCGGCCTCGCCACCCTCGCCGGCGGCCTCCAGTCGCACCGCCCCGAGCTCGTCGACGGGGTCGGCCTGATCGTCGGCATCGACCGCTTCATGAGCGAGGCCCGCGCCCTGACGAACTTCGCGGGCAACGCGGTCGCCACGGTGCTGGTCGGCACCTGGACCAAGGAGATCGACCGGGAGCGGGTGGACCAGGTCCTCTCCGGCGCCCTTCCGTTCGACGAGAAGACGATGACGGACGACCACGCCCCCGCGGACGCCGAGGTCCCCGAGGCCAGGGACGGCGGCGAGGAGAAGCCCTCGCTCGCCAAGGTGTAA
- a CDS encoding ATP-binding protein, translating to MRLPRTLPRSLAGQLFAMQALLVAAVVAGCAVFAYASGRSQAEETAARQVRAAALAMAGSPSVREAIRTPDPSAVLQPYAEQVREDTGIAFVTIMNPEGVRWTHPDTSQIGRRFIGHTERALLGETFEETYTGTLGPSIRVVTPVRDGGRIVGLVSAGITVERVSTQVREQLGALGTAAGAALALGALGTYVVNARLRRHTHGMNARELSRMHTYHEATLHAVREGLLMLDGQRRVALINDAGRELLGLAPGSVGLGVDQLALPAPLTGALLASEPRVDEVHLTADRVIVVNTSPVVGGERRGTVVTLRDHTELQALSGELDSERGFTQALRSQAHEAANRLHTVVSLIELGRVEEAVDFATAELELAQVLTDRVVDAVAEPVLAALLLGKAAQAHERGVELVLAEDSLIDDGALPHSLAPRDLVTILGNLIDNAVDAASETATGDAGESVPTQRTATRALVTVTARTGSGELLLRVTDTGAGIGPDDADEVFRRGWTTHGTGRGLGLALVRQAVHRNGGVVTLDRAPGGGAEFTVRLPLAGRTAVREVVAP from the coding sequence ATGCGCCTGCCCCGTACCCTCCCCCGCAGCCTGGCCGGCCAGCTGTTCGCGATGCAGGCCCTGCTCGTGGCCGCGGTCGTGGCCGGGTGCGCCGTCTTCGCCTATGCCTCCGGCCGGTCCCAGGCGGAGGAGACCGCGGCCCGCCAGGTGCGGGCGGCCGCCCTCGCCATGGCCGGATCTCCGTCGGTACGGGAGGCGATCCGTACCCCGGATCCGTCCGCCGTACTCCAGCCGTACGCGGAGCAGGTCCGCGAGGACACCGGGATCGCCTTCGTGACGATCATGAATCCCGAAGGGGTCCGCTGGACCCATCCCGACACCTCCCAGATCGGCAGGCGCTTCATCGGGCACACCGAGCGCGCCCTGCTCGGCGAGACGTTCGAGGAGACCTACACCGGCACGCTCGGCCCTTCGATACGCGTCGTCACGCCCGTCCGTGACGGGGGCCGGATCGTCGGCCTGGTCAGCGCGGGCATCACCGTCGAGAGGGTGTCCACACAGGTGCGCGAGCAGCTCGGCGCCCTGGGGACGGCCGCGGGTGCCGCCCTGGCGCTCGGTGCGCTCGGTACGTACGTGGTCAACGCCCGGCTGCGGCGGCACACGCACGGGATGAACGCACGGGAGCTGAGCCGGATGCACACCTACCACGAGGCGACCCTGCACGCGGTGCGCGAGGGGCTGCTGATGCTGGACGGACAGCGCCGGGTCGCCCTGATCAACGACGCGGGCCGGGAGCTGCTGGGGCTGGCGCCCGGTTCGGTCGGGCTCGGGGTCGACCAGCTCGCGCTGCCGGCGCCGCTGACCGGGGCGCTCCTGGCCTCGGAGCCACGCGTGGACGAGGTCCACCTGACGGCGGACCGGGTGATCGTCGTCAACACCAGTCCGGTGGTCGGCGGCGAGCGGCGCGGCACGGTCGTGACGCTGCGGGACCACACGGAGCTGCAGGCGCTGTCGGGCGAGCTCGACTCGGAGCGCGGCTTCACCCAGGCGCTGCGTTCGCAGGCGCACGAGGCGGCGAACCGGCTGCACACGGTGGTCTCGCTGATCGAGCTGGGCCGCGTCGAGGAGGCCGTGGACTTCGCGACGGCCGAGCTGGAACTCGCCCAGGTCCTCACCGACCGGGTCGTGGACGCGGTCGCCGAGCCGGTGCTCGCGGCCCTGCTGCTCGGCAAGGCGGCGCAGGCCCACGAGCGCGGTGTGGAGCTGGTGCTCGCCGAGGACAGCCTGATCGACGACGGCGCCCTGCCGCACTCACTGGCACCGCGTGACCTGGTGACGATCCTCGGCAATTTGATCGACAACGCGGTGGACGCCGCGTCCGAGACGGCGACCGGCGACGCCGGCGAGTCGGTGCCCACGCAGCGCACCGCCACACGGGCACTGGTCACCGTGACGGCGCGGACCGGGTCCGGTGAGCTGCTGCTGCGGGTGACGGACACCGGCGCCGGGATCGGTCCGGACGACGCGGACGAGGTCTTCCGGCGTGGCTGGACCACCCACGGCACGGGTCGCGGCCTCGGCCTGGCGCTGGTGCGGCAGGCGGTCCACCGCAACGGCGGGGTGGTGACGCTGGACCGGGCTCCGGGCGGCGGCGCGGAGTTCACGGTGCGGCTGCCGCTCGCCGGCCGTACGGCGGTGAGAGAGGTGGTGGCACCGTGA
- a CDS encoding response regulator, protein MIRVLVVEDDPVAADAHQLYVGRVPGFEVAAVAHSRAEAVRALDRTEVDLLLLDLYLPDGHGLQLLRSLRAAGHGADVIAVTSARDLAVVREGVSLGVVQYVLKPFTYPTLRDRLTRYAEFRAAAGEASGQEEVDRALGALRVADPATLPKGLSGPTLEAVTRALREAPDGVTAAAAGEGLGISRITARRYLEHLVTAGRAARRPSYGQVGRPELHYHWVAETR, encoded by the coding sequence GTGATCCGGGTGCTGGTCGTGGAGGACGACCCGGTGGCGGCAGACGCCCACCAGCTGTACGTGGGCCGGGTGCCGGGCTTCGAGGTGGCCGCCGTCGCCCACTCCCGGGCGGAGGCGGTACGGGCCCTGGACCGGACGGAGGTCGACCTCCTGCTGCTCGACCTCTACCTGCCCGACGGGCACGGTCTGCAGCTGCTGCGCTCGCTGAGGGCGGCCGGGCACGGTGCCGACGTCATCGCGGTGACGTCGGCGCGCGACCTGGCGGTGGTGCGGGAGGGCGTGTCGCTCGGCGTCGTGCAGTACGTCCTGAAGCCGTTCACGTATCCCACACTGAGGGACCGGCTCACGCGATACGCGGAGTTCCGGGCGGCGGCGGGCGAGGCGAGCGGCCAGGAGGAGGTGGACCGGGCGCTGGGCGCGCTGCGGGTCGCCGATCCGGCCACGCTGCCCAAGGGGCTGAGCGGTCCGACGCTGGAGGCGGTGACACGAGCTCTGCGGGAGGCCCCGGACGGAGTGACCGCGGCGGCCGCCGGGGAGGGGCTGGGGATCTCCCGGATCACCGCCCGGCGCTATCTGGAGCACCTGGTGACGGCCGGCCGGGCCGCGCGCCGCCCGAGCTACGGCCAGGTGGGCCGGCCCGAGCTGCACTACCACTGGGTGGCCGAAACCCGCTGA
- a CDS encoding helix-turn-helix transcriptional regulator, whose amino-acid sequence MAPGHVAYGLGAQYGMRVTAETVMAWERGTSLPGERELMALAGVLWCAPGELLAAASTLREHRVARDLAVDDLARALGITASAYQRIEESGRWRGNERQAVALCDALDMSAAQFLTATGRNEELEGLLTRAVTTRWQAYVRPVDKLVPLDRILVQDVLEQLHTDYQALMVSTLSWNTTGRDRAGAAGDEGREFLDRVVEEFWRTAGI is encoded by the coding sequence ATGGCTCCCGGACATGTTGCGTACGGGCTCGGCGCCCAGTACGGCATGCGTGTCACGGCCGAGACCGTGATGGCCTGGGAGCGTGGTACCTCCCTTCCCGGTGAACGCGAACTCATGGCGCTGGCCGGTGTGCTGTGGTGCGCGCCGGGCGAACTGCTGGCCGCCGCGAGCACCTTGCGCGAGCACCGCGTCGCCCGGGACCTCGCGGTGGACGACCTGGCACGGGCCCTGGGCATCACGGCGTCCGCCTACCAGCGGATCGAGGAGTCGGGCCGCTGGCGCGGCAACGAGCGCCAGGCCGTGGCGCTCTGCGACGCGCTGGACATGTCAGCGGCGCAGTTCCTGACGGCGACGGGCCGCAACGAGGAGCTGGAGGGCCTGCTGACACGGGCGGTCACGACCCGCTGGCAGGCGTACGTACGGCCGGTGGACAAGCTGGTCCCGCTGGACCGGATCCTGGTCCAGGACGTGCTGGAGCAGCTGCACACCGACTACCAGGCCCTGATGGTGTCCACACTGAGCTGGAACACCACGGGCCGGGACCGTGCGGGGGCGGCGGGCGACGAGGGCCGGGAGTTCCTGGACCGGGTGGTCGAGGAGTTCTGGCGGACGGCGGGCATCTGA
- a CDS encoding ATP-dependent 6-phosphofructokinase, with protein sequence MRIGILTAGGDCPGLNAVIRSVVHRAVVGHGDEVIGFEDGFKGLLDGHFRPLDLNAVSGILARGGTILGSARLERDRLREAAEHCAELSLRYGIDALIPIGGEGTLTAARMLSDAGMPVVGVPKTIDNDISATDRTFGFDTAVGVATEAIDRLKTTAESHQRVMVVEVMGRHAGWIALESGMAGGAHGICLPERPFQVDDLVKMVEERFARGKKFAVICVAEGAHPAEGSMPYAKGEIDQFGHERFQGIGNRLAAELEMRLGKEARPVILGHVQRGGTPTAYDRVLATRFGWNAVEAVHRGDFGRMTALRGTEIVMAPLADAVTRLKTVPSDRMYEAESVF encoded by the coding sequence ATGCGCATCGGAATTCTCACCGCAGGCGGCGACTGCCCAGGTCTGAACGCTGTGATCCGGTCGGTCGTGCACCGCGCCGTGGTGGGCCACGGCGACGAGGTCATCGGCTTCGAGGACGGCTTCAAGGGGCTGCTCGACGGCCACTTCCGGCCCCTCGACCTGAACGCGGTCAGCGGCATCCTGGCCCGCGGCGGCACGATCCTCGGCTCGGCGCGACTGGAGCGCGACCGGCTGCGCGAGGCCGCCGAGCACTGCGCGGAACTGTCCCTCCGCTACGGCATCGACGCGCTCATCCCGATCGGCGGCGAGGGCACGCTCACCGCGGCCCGGATGCTGTCCGACGCGGGGATGCCCGTCGTCGGCGTCCCGAAGACCATCGACAACGACATCTCCGCCACCGACCGGACCTTCGGCTTCGACACGGCCGTCGGCGTCGCGACCGAGGCCATAGACCGTCTCAAGACCACCGCGGAGTCGCACCAGCGCGTGATGGTCGTGGAGGTCATGGGCCGTCACGCGGGCTGGATCGCCCTGGAGTCCGGCATGGCCGGCGGCGCCCACGGCATCTGCCTGCCGGAGCGTCCCTTCCAGGTCGACGACCTGGTCAAGATGGTCGAGGAACGCTTCGCGCGCGGCAAGAAGTTCGCCGTCATCTGCGTCGCCGAGGGAGCGCACCCGGCCGAGGGCTCCATGCCGTACGCCAAGGGCGAGATCGACCAGTTCGGTCACGAGCGCTTCCAGGGCATCGGCAACCGCCTCGCCGCCGAGCTGGAGATGCGCCTCGGCAAGGAGGCCCGGCCGGTGATCCTGGGCCATGTCCAGCGCGGCGGAACGCCGACCGCGTACGACCGTGTGCTCGCGACCCGCTTCGGGTGGAACGCCGTGGAGGCGGTGCACCGCGGCGACTTCGGCCGGATGACGGCGCTGCGTGGCACCGAGATCGTGATGGCCCCGCTGGCGGACGCCGTGACGCGTCTCAAGACCGTCCCCAGCGACCGGATGTACGAGGCCGAGTCGGTCTTCTGA
- the pta gene encoding phosphate acetyltransferase — MTRSVYVTGIDRGDGRQVVDLGVMELLTRQVDRVGVFRPLVHDGPDRLFELLRARYRLSQSAETVFGLDYQEASAVQAEKGTDELVSLLVERFHRVARDYEVVLVLGSDFAATQLPDELALNARLANEFGSSVITVVGGKDQDAGSVHAETRNAYRAYAGLGCDVLAVVVNRVASEDRSEIAERLRTQLPVPCSVLPDDPALSAPTVAQITTALGGTVLLGDDSGLARDALDFVFGGAMLPNLLKALTPGCMVVTPGDRADLVIGSLAAHSAGTPPIAGVLLTLNERPGEEILRLAARLAPGTPVIAVAGGSFPTAGELFALEGKLNAATPRKAETALGLFERHVDTGALLERISVARSGRVTPMMFEHELLEQARSDRRRVVLPEGTEERVLRAADVLLRRDVCDLTLLGDTDVIRKKAADLGIDLAGTHVVDPQTSELRQGFAERYAALRAHRGVTVELAYDVVSDVNYFGTLMVQEGLADGMVSGSVHSTAATIRPAFEIIKTKPEASIVSSVFFMCLADKVLVYGDCAVNPDPDAEQLADIAVQSAVTASRFGVDPRIAMLSYSTGTSGTGADVDKVREATERVRASRPDLRIEGPIQYDAAVEPSVAATKLPSSEVAGRATVLIFPDLNTGNNTYKAVQRSAGAVAVGPVLQGLRKPVNDLSRGALVQDIVNTVAITAIQAQSEA; from the coding sequence GTGACGCGCAGCGTGTACGTGACCGGGATCGACCGGGGAGACGGCCGTCAGGTCGTCGATCTGGGAGTCATGGAGCTACTGACGCGTCAGGTCGACCGGGTCGGAGTCTTCCGCCCACTGGTCCACGACGGACCCGACCGGTTGTTCGAACTGCTGCGGGCCCGCTACCGGCTGTCGCAGAGCGCGGAGACCGTCTTCGGTCTCGACTATCAGGAAGCCTCCGCGGTCCAGGCGGAGAAGGGCACCGACGAGTTGGTCTCCCTGCTCGTCGAGCGCTTCCACCGGGTGGCGCGCGACTACGAGGTCGTCCTCGTGCTCGGCAGCGACTTCGCCGCCACCCAGCTCCCCGACGAGCTGGCCCTGAACGCGAGGCTGGCCAACGAGTTCGGGTCCTCGGTGATCACGGTGGTCGGGGGCAAGGACCAGGACGCCGGATCCGTGCACGCCGAGACGCGCAACGCGTACCGGGCGTACGCCGGCCTCGGCTGCGACGTCCTGGCCGTGGTCGTGAACCGGGTGGCGTCCGAGGACCGCTCGGAGATCGCGGAGCGGCTGCGGACGCAGCTCCCCGTCCCCTGTTCGGTGCTGCCGGACGATCCCGCGCTCTCCGCGCCCACCGTCGCCCAGATCACCACCGCACTGGGCGGAACGGTTCTGCTCGGCGACGACTCCGGGCTGGCACGGGACGCGCTGGACTTCGTGTTCGGCGGGGCCATGCTGCCGAACCTCCTGAAGGCCCTGACCCCGGGCTGCATGGTCGTCACCCCGGGCGACCGCGCGGACCTCGTCATCGGCTCGCTGGCCGCGCACAGCGCCGGCACCCCGCCCATCGCCGGCGTCCTGCTGACCCTGAACGAGCGCCCCGGCGAGGAGATACTCCGGCTGGCGGCCCGCCTCGCACCGGGCACCCCGGTCATCGCGGTGGCCGGCGGGTCCTTCCCCACCGCAGGTGAACTCTTCGCGCTGGAAGGCAAGTTGAACGCGGCGACACCCCGCAAGGCGGAGACCGCCCTCGGCCTCTTCGAGCGCCACGTGGACACCGGCGCCCTGCTGGAGCGGATCTCGGTGGCCCGCAGCGGCCGGGTCACCCCGATGATGTTCGAGCACGAACTGCTGGAGCAGGCCCGCTCCGACCGGCGCCGGGTCGTCCTGCCCGAGGGCACCGAGGAGCGCGTCCTGCGCGCCGCGGACGTGCTGCTCCGCCGCGACGTCTGCGACCTGACCCTGCTCGGGGACACCGACGTCATCCGGAAGAAGGCGGCCGACCTCGGCATCGACCTCGCCGGGACCCATGTCGTCGACCCGCAGACCTCAGAGCTGCGCCAGGGCTTCGCCGAGCGGTACGCCGCACTGCGCGCGCACCGCGGGGTGACGGTGGAGCTGGCGTACGACGTCGTCTCGGACGTCAACTACTTCGGCACCCTGATGGTCCAGGAGGGCCTGGCCGACGGCATGGTGTCCGGTTCGGTGCACTCCACCGCGGCCACGATCCGGCCGGCGTTCGAGATCATCAAGACGAAGCCCGAGGCCTCGATCGTCTCGTCGGTGTTCTTCATGTGCCTCGCCGACAAGGTGCTGGTCTACGGCGACTGCGCGGTCAACCCGGATCCGGACGCGGAGCAGCTGGCGGACATCGCGGTGCAGTCGGCGGTCACCGCGTCCCGCTTCGGCGTGGACCCCCGGATCGCGATGCTCTCGTACTCGACGGGGACCTCGGGCACGGGCGCGGACGTCGACAAGGTGCGGGAGGCCACCGAGCGGGTACGCGCCTCACGGCCGGACCTGAGGATCGAGGGCCCGATCCAGTACGACGCCGCGGTCGAACCGTCCGTCGCCGCGACCAAGCTGCCGTCGTCGGAGGTGGCGGGCCGGGCGACCGTGCTGATCTTCCCCGACCTCAACACCGGCAACAACACCTACAAGGCGGTCCAGCGTTCGGCGGGCGCGGTCGCGGTCGGCCCGGTGCTGCAGGGGCTGCGCAAGCCGGTCAACGACCTGTCCCGCGGCGCGCTGGTCCAGGACATCGTCAACACGGTGGCCATCACGGCGATCCAGGCGCAGAGCGAGGCATGA
- a CDS encoding acetate kinase yields MTAMTTDPTSGGSRSMNDAHRVLVLNSGSSSVKYQLLDMRDRSRLATGLVERIGESSSRLVHTPLKGGEPRERTGRIADHEEALKAAADELAADGLGLDSPELAAIGHRVVHGGLKFSEPTVITDEVLKEIERLVPVAPLHNPANITGIRTAQALRPDLPQVAVFDTAFHTTMPEHAARYAIDVETADAHRIRRYGFHGTSHAYVSRRTAELLGRPLAEVNVIVLHLGNGASASAVAGGRCVETSMGLTPLEGLVMGTRSGDIDPAVTFHLKRVAGMSADEIDVLLNKRSGLVGLCGDNDMREIRRRVDEGDERAALAFDIYIHRLKKYIGAYSAVLGRVDAVVFTAGVGENSAPVREAALAGLEGFGLAVDADRNAVRSGEPRLISPEDARVAVAVVPTDEELEIAGQTFALVHN; encoded by the coding sequence ATGACCGCCATGACCACCGACCCGACCAGCGGAGGTTCCCGCTCCATGAATGACGCCCACCGCGTGCTCGTGCTCAATTCCGGCTCCTCGTCGGTGAAGTACCAGTTGCTGGACATGCGCGACCGCTCCAGGCTGGCCACCGGTCTGGTCGAGCGGATCGGCGAGTCGTCGTCCCGGCTGGTGCACACCCCGCTGAAGGGCGGGGAGCCCCGCGAGCGCACGGGCAGGATCGCCGACCACGAGGAGGCGCTGAAGGCCGCGGCGGACGAGCTGGCGGCCGACGGGCTCGGCCTCGACTCCCCCGAGCTCGCGGCGATCGGCCACCGGGTGGTGCACGGCGGGCTGAAGTTCAGCGAGCCCACCGTGATCACCGACGAGGTGCTGAAGGAGATCGAGCGGCTCGTCCCGGTGGCCCCGCTGCACAATCCGGCGAACATCACCGGGATCCGTACGGCGCAGGCGCTGCGCCCGGACCTCCCCCAGGTCGCGGTCTTCGACACGGCGTTCCACACGACGATGCCGGAGCACGCGGCGCGGTACGCGATCGACGTCGAGACGGCCGACGCGCACCGCATCCGCCGCTACGGCTTCCACGGCACCTCGCACGCCTACGTGTCGCGCAGGACGGCCGAGCTGCTGGGCCGGCCCTTGGCCGAGGTGAACGTGATCGTGCTGCACCTCGGCAACGGCGCCTCGGCCTCCGCGGTGGCGGGCGGCCGCTGCGTGGAGACGTCCATGGGACTGACCCCCTTGGAGGGGCTGGTCATGGGTACGCGTTCGGGAGACATCGACCCGGCCGTCACCTTCCACCTGAAGCGGGTGGCGGGGATGTCGGCGGACGAGATCGACGTCCTGCTGAACAAGCGGAGCGGCCTGGTCGGCCTCTGCGGCGACAACGACATGCGGGAGATCCGGCGCCGGGTGGACGAGGGGGACGAGCGCGCCGCGCTCGCCTTCGACATCTACATCCACCGGCTGAAGAAGTACATCGGCGCCTATTCGGCGGTCCTCGGCCGGGTGGACGCCGTGGTCTTCACGGCGGGGGTCGGGGAGAACTCGGCCCCGGTGCGGGAGGCTGCGCTCGCGGGGCTGGAGGGATTCGGCCTGGCCGTCGACGCGGACCGCAACGCCGTGCGGTCCGGCGAACCGAGGCTGATCTCGCCCGAGGACGCGCGGGTGGCGGTCGCCGTCGTGCCTACGGACGAGGAGCTGGAGATCGCAGGTCAGACCTTCGCCCTGGTCCACAACTGA
- the pyk gene encoding pyruvate kinase codes for MRRSKIVCTLGPAVDSHEQLVALIEAGMSVARFNFSHGTHEEHQGRYDRVRKAASETGRAVGVLADLQGPKIRLGKFAEGPVELVRGDEFVITSEDVPGDKSVCGTTYKGLPGDVTKGDPILINDGNVELKVVSVDGPRVTTIVIEGGVISDHKGINLPGAAVNVPALSEKDVEDLRFALRMGCDLVALSFVRDAEDVKDVHKVMDEEGRRVPVIAKVEKPQAVEHMEGVVAAFDGVMVARGDLAVEYPLEKVPMVQKRLIELCRRNAKPVIVATQMMESMITNSRPTRAEASDVANAILDGADAVMLSAESSVGAYPIETVKTMSKIVVAAEEELLSKGLQPLVPGKKPRTQGGSVARAACEIADFLDGKALVAFTKSGDTARRLSRYRVAQPILAFTTEESTRSQLALSWGVESYVVPHVDNTDAMVDLVDAELLKLNRYSDGDTMIITAGSPPGVPGTTNMVRVHHLSGERA; via the coding sequence ATGCGCCGTTCCAAAATCGTCTGCACCCTCGGTCCCGCCGTCGACTCCCATGAGCAGCTCGTCGCTCTGATCGAGGCCGGCATGAGCGTGGCCCGTTTCAACTTCAGTCACGGTACTCACGAGGAGCACCAAGGCCGTTACGACCGCGTCCGCAAGGCCGCCTCCGAGACCGGCCGTGCCGTCGGCGTGCTCGCCGACCTCCAGGGCCCGAAGATCCGTCTCGGGAAGTTCGCCGAGGGCCCCGTCGAGCTGGTCCGCGGGGACGAGTTCGTCATCACCTCCGAGGACGTCCCCGGCGACAAGTCGGTCTGCGGCACCACCTACAAGGGGCTGCCCGGCGACGTCACCAAGGGTGACCCGATCCTCATCAACGACGGCAACGTCGAGCTGAAGGTCGTCTCGGTCGACGGCCCGCGGGTCACCACCATCGTCATCGAGGGCGGTGTCATCTCCGACCACAAGGGCATCAACCTGCCCGGTGCGGCGGTCAACGTGCCCGCGCTGTCCGAGAAGGACGTCGAGGACCTGCGCTTCGCCCTGCGGATGGGCTGCGACCTGGTCGCGCTGTCCTTCGTGCGGGACGCCGAGGACGTCAAGGACGTGCACAAGGTGATGGACGAGGAGGGCCGCCGGGTCCCCGTCATCGCCAAGGTCGAGAAGCCGCAGGCCGTCGAGCACATGGAGGGCGTCGTCGCCGCCTTCGACGGTGTGATGGTCGCCCGCGGTGACCTCGCCGTCGAGTATCCGCTCGAGAAGGTCCCGATGGTGCAGAAGCGCCTCATCGAGCTGTGCCGCCGCAACGCCAAGCCGGTGATCGTGGCGACCCAGATGATGGAGTCGATGATCACCAACTCGCGGCCGACCCGCGCCGAGGCGTCCGACGTCGCCAACGCGATCCTGGACGGCGCGGACGCGGTCATGCTGTCGGCGGAGTCCTCGGTCGGCGCGTACCCGATCGAGACGGTCAAGACGATGTCGAAGATCGTCGTCGCCGCCGAGGAGGAGCTTCTGTCCAAGGGCCTCCAGCCGCTGGTGCCGGGCAAGAAGCCCCGTACCCAGGGTGGTTCGGTGGCCCGCGCGGCCTGCGAGATCGCGGACTTCCTGGACGGCAAGGCGCTCGTCGCCTTCACCAAGTCCGGTGACACCGCCCGCCGCCTCTCCCGCTACCGCGTGGCGCAGCCCATCCTGGCCTTCACCACGGAGGAGTCGACCCGCAGCCAGCTCGCGCTGAGCTGGGGCGTCGAGTCCTACGTCGTGCCGCACGTGGACAACACGGACGCCATGGTCGACCTGGTGGACGCGGAGCTGCTGAAGCTGAACCGCTACAGCGACGGCGACACGATGATCATCACGGCCGGCTCGCCCCCCGGCGTCCCCGGCACCACCAACATGGTCCGGGTGCACCACCTGAGCGGCGAGCGCGCCTGA
- a CDS encoding DUF4279 domain-containing protein — MSDKPPDPFVTPFTMYVRVISETLAPGEIDDRLGTPADESYALGSRRHPQAVPRRHNRWVRYARVPEPGARPEDLERIVTGWGEPFARALGRLSDSGEAEVALVLVQNIDDLDDEMAVGIVLRAELISWLATARAYVDLDQHIFHECEEPASK; from the coding sequence GTGTCCGACAAACCTCCGGATCCGTTCGTGACCCCGTTCACCATGTACGTGCGAGTGATCAGCGAGACGCTCGCGCCGGGCGAGATCGACGACCGGCTCGGGACGCCGGCCGATGAGTCGTACGCCCTCGGCAGCCGCAGGCATCCTCAGGCGGTGCCACGTCGGCACAACCGCTGGGTGCGGTATGCCCGGGTACCCGAACCGGGCGCCCGCCCGGAGGACCTCGAACGGATCGTCACCGGCTGGGGCGAGCCGTTCGCCCGGGCCCTGGGCAGGCTGTCCGACAGCGGCGAGGCGGAGGTGGCTCTGGTCCTGGTCCAGAACATCGACGATCTCGACGACGAGATGGCGGTGGGAATCGTCCTCCGCGCCGAACTGATCTCGTGGCTCGCCACCGCTCGCGCTTACGTGGACCTCGATCAGCACATCTTCCACGAGTGCGAGGAGCCCGCCTCGAAGTGA